One Candidatus Rokuibacteriota bacterium genomic region harbors:
- the ndhC gene encoding NADH-quinone oxidoreductase subunit A — translation MVFAVSALVAGALLGIPLLIAPRRYSAAKMEPFECGKDPIALPEGRFAIKFSTIAIFFIIFDIELLFVWPWATVFRSLGWFGFSVMLVFLGILMLGFLYIWQKRGLEWE, via the coding sequence ATGGTGTTCGCGGTGTCCGCGCTGGTGGCGGGGGCGCTGCTCGGCATCCCGCTGCTGATCGCGCCCAGGCGCTACTCGGCGGCCAAGATGGAGCCCTTCGAGTGCGGCAAAGATCCGATCGCGCTGCCCGAGGGACGCTTCGCCATCAAGTTCTCCACCATCGCCATCTTCTTCATCATCTTCGACATCGAGCTGCTGTTCGTCTGGCCGTGGGCGACGGTGTTCAGGAGCCTCGGCTGGTTCGGCTTCTCGGTCATGCTCGTCTTCCTGGGCATCCTGATGCTCGGCTTCCTCTACATCTGGCAAAAGCGGGGGCTCGAATGGGAGTAG
- a CDS encoding NADH-quinone oxidoreductase subunit B has protein sequence MGVGTFFTSKLDEAIGWARKFSIFQYPFVTACCGMEYMATACSHYDVDRFGAGLPRFSPRQADVLFVVGTISHKMAPVLKRIYDQMCEPKWVVAFGVCTCTGGFYNNYATVQGIDTIIPVDVYIPGCPPRPESVIDGLMKLQDKIAAGAQRY, from the coding sequence ATGGGAGTAGGGACCTTTTTCACCTCCAAGCTCGACGAGGCGATCGGCTGGGCGCGCAAGTTCTCCATCTTCCAGTACCCGTTCGTGACGGCGTGCTGCGGCATGGAGTACATGGCCACCGCCTGCTCGCACTATGATGTCGACCGGTTCGGCGCGGGGCTGCCGCGCTTCTCACCGCGCCAGGCCGACGTGCTCTTCGTCGTGGGCACCATCAGCCACAAGATGGCGCCCGTGCTCAAGCGCATCTACGACCAGATGTGCGAGCCCAAGTGGGTGGTCGCCTTCGGTGTCTGCACCTGCACGGGCGGCTTCTACAACAACTACGCGACGGTCCAGGGGATAGACACCATCATCCCGGTGGACGTCTACATCCCCGGCTGTCCCCCCCGTCCCGAAAGCGTCATCGACGGCCTGATGAAGCTGCAGGACAAGATCGCCGCGGGCGCGCAGCGCTACTAG
- a CDS encoding NADH-quinone oxidoreductase subunit C: MDGSAILARLRARLGARVLETHEHHGDHTAVVTREGIVDALGYCRDDALLRFDMLMDLTAVDYLKFPGREDGPRFDVVYHLYSVPHNHRVRLKVRVEQDAASVPTATGLWPIANWFEREVWDMFGIRFEGHPDLRRLLMYEEFVGHPLRKDYPIERRQPLIGPNV, translated from the coding sequence ATGGACGGATCCGCCATTCTCGCGCGGCTGCGCGCGCGCCTGGGCGCGCGGGTGCTCGAGACCCACGAGCACCACGGCGATCACACGGCCGTCGTTACCCGCGAGGGCATCGTCGACGCGCTCGGGTACTGCCGGGACGACGCCCTACTCCGCTTCGACATGCTGATGGATCTCACCGCCGTGGACTACCTCAAGTTCCCAGGCCGCGAGGACGGGCCGCGCTTCGACGTCGTGTACCACCTGTACTCCGTCCCGCACAACCATCGGGTTAGGTTGAAGGTGCGAGTCGAGCAGGACGCGGCGTCCGTGCCCACCGCCACGGGGCTCTGGCCCATCGCCAACTGGTTCGAGCGCGAGGTGTGGGACATGTTCGGCATCCGGTTCGAGGGCCATCCGGACCTGAGACGCCTCCTGATGTACGAAGAGTTCGTCGGCCACCCGCTCCGCAAGGACTACCCCATCGAGCGCCGCCAACCGCTCATCGGGCCCAATGTGTAG
- a CDS encoding NADH-quinone oxidoreductase subunit D — translation MPERTARELFLGEGPGAGSGSQNLYVNLGPAHPAMHGIIRIFAELDGEVVVKTDVEIGYLHRAFEKECEIGPYNNAIPFTDRLNYVSPLINNFAYASAVEKLLDIEITERCKYIRVVMSEISRVCDHLTCVGASAMELGAFTVFLYMIKAREFLWELVEDVTGARLTISYGRVGGVKADLPEGFGIKVRKAFAEVRQVLSEVHTLITGNRIFMDRMVGVGALSAEESIAWGITGPLLRAAGVPFDLRRVQPYWAYDRVEFEVPLGKNGDNFDRYLVRMAEMEQSMRMVDQALERMPGGAINVDFEGREIPVDAYVDRGKQGKTEGLLLLPITLSPNLQGQGRAAQERVNVADKRVVLPPKETTYGSIEGLMNHFMLVMDGYGIRPPAGEAYFAAEGANGELGFYVVSDGGDRPYRVRCRPPCLPPVAALPRMIEGQMVADIVPTFGSVNMIGGELDR, via the coding sequence ATGCCGGAACGCACCGCGCGCGAGCTGTTCCTGGGGGAAGGCCCCGGCGCCGGCAGCGGCAGCCAGAACCTCTATGTCAACCTGGGCCCGGCGCACCCGGCCATGCACGGCATCATCCGCATCTTCGCCGAGCTCGACGGCGAGGTCGTGGTCAAGACCGACGTCGAGATCGGCTACCTGCACCGCGCGTTCGAGAAGGAATGCGAGATCGGCCCGTACAACAACGCCATCCCCTTCACGGACCGCCTCAACTACGTCTCGCCGCTGATCAACAACTTCGCCTACGCCTCGGCCGTCGAGAAGCTCCTCGACATCGAGATCACCGAGCGCTGCAAGTACATCCGTGTGGTCATGAGCGAGATCTCGCGGGTCTGCGACCACCTGACGTGCGTGGGCGCCTCCGCCATGGAGCTGGGCGCCTTCACGGTCTTCCTGTACATGATCAAGGCGCGCGAATTCCTCTGGGAGCTGGTCGAGGACGTCACAGGCGCGCGGCTGACCATCTCCTACGGCCGGGTCGGCGGCGTCAAGGCCGACCTGCCCGAGGGCTTCGGCATCAAGGTGCGGAAGGCCTTCGCCGAAGTGCGGCAGGTGCTCTCGGAAGTCCACACGCTCATCACCGGCAACCGGATCTTCATGGACCGCATGGTCGGCGTGGGGGCGCTCTCCGCCGAGGAGAGCATCGCCTGGGGCATCACGGGGCCGTTGCTCCGCGCGGCCGGCGTGCCCTTCGACCTCCGCCGCGTCCAGCCCTACTGGGCGTACGACCGCGTCGAGTTCGAGGTGCCGCTCGGGAAGAACGGCGACAACTTCGACCGCTACCTCGTCCGCATGGCCGAGATGGAGCAGTCCATGCGCATGGTGGACCAGGCGCTTGAGCGTATGCCGGGCGGCGCCATCAACGTGGACTTCGAGGGCCGCGAGATTCCCGTGGACGCGTACGTGGACCGGGGCAAGCAGGGCAAGACCGAAGGGCTGCTGCTGCTGCCCATCACGCTCTCGCCCAATCTCCAGGGGCAGGGGCGCGCCGCGCAGGAACGGGTGAACGTCGCCGACAAGAGGGTCGTCCTGCCCCCGAAGGAGACGACATACGGCTCCATCGAGGGGCTGATGAACCACTTCATGCTCGTGATGGACGGCTACGGCATCAGGCCGCCCGCGGGCGAGGCCTACTTCGCGGCCGAGGGCGCCAACGGCGAGCTCGGCTTCTACGTCGTCTCCGACGGCGGCGACCGGCCGTACCGCGTGCGCTGCCGCCCGCCGTGCCTGCCGCCCGTGGCCGCGCTGCCGCGCATGATCGAGGGGCAGATGGTCGCCGACATCGTTCCCACCTTCGGGTCGGTGAACATGATCGGAGGCGAGCTTGACCGCTGA
- a CDS encoding NAD(P)H-dependent oxidoreductase subunit E has translation MTADARRPEFTPEQLAEVRRLQGLYPDKQGALLPVLHLAQEAYGYVSLEVEEYVAGLFEMSPAHVHEVVTFYTLFFQKPKGRHVVSVCHNLSCHLMNAKGIIGHLEERLGVAPGETTPDGGITFLTVECLCACEQAPMMQVDDRYEGNLTPEKVDRILEGLK, from the coding sequence TTGACCGCTGACGCGCGGCGGCCCGAGTTCACGCCCGAGCAGCTGGCCGAGGTCAGGCGGCTCCAGGGGCTCTACCCGGACAAGCAGGGCGCGCTCCTGCCCGTGCTGCACCTGGCACAAGAGGCGTATGGCTACGTGTCGCTCGAGGTGGAGGAATACGTCGCGGGGCTGTTTGAGATGAGCCCGGCCCACGTCCACGAGGTGGTGACCTTCTACACGCTCTTCTTCCAGAAGCCCAAGGGACGGCACGTCGTGTCCGTCTGCCACAACCTCTCCTGCCACCTCATGAACGCCAAGGGCATCATCGGGCACCTCGAGGAGCGGCTTGGAGTCGCTCCCGGAGAGACCACGCCGGACGGCGGGATCACCTTCCTCACCGTCGAATGCCTCTGCGCCTGCGAGCAGGCGCCGATGATGCAGGTGGACGACCGCTACGAGGGCAACCTGACGCCGGAGAAAGTCGACCGCATCCTCGAGGGCCTGAAGTGA